From one Parambassis ranga chromosome 5, fParRan2.1, whole genome shotgun sequence genomic stretch:
- the avil gene encoding advillin isoform X2, with the protein MEYTFRAVTHNPGIIIWRTEKMELVQVPEKSYGNFFEGDCYVVLSSSQDEQGAAAIYTIQLDEFLGSTPVQHREVQDHESDAFKGYFKQGIIYKKGGVASGMKHIETNTYDVKRLLHVKGNKRVTAKEVEMSWSSFNLGDVFLLDIGKTIIQWNGPKSNRQERLKGMMLAKDIRDRERGGRAEIRVIEGDEEDGSPQSMEMLNGVLGKRASTLVDGAPDQTADQEQKAKVTLYHVSDADGQMKVTEVATRPLVQDLLNHDDCYILDQGGTKIFVWKGKKANKAERQAAMTRALEFIKAKNYPITTNVEAVNDGAESALFKQLFQRWTVKDQTQGLGKVNTKGKVAHVTQEKFDASLMHVMPEVAAQERMVDDGSGQVEVWRIENLELAPVDPEWYGYFYGGDCYLILYTYLVNNKKCYLLYIWQGRHTTQDELAASAFQAVDLDQKHNGEPVQVRVTMGKEPRHFMAVFKGKMVIFDGGTSRKGASDPEPPVRLFQVHGSDSLNTKTIEVPALASSLNSNDVFLLKSQAGIYLWCGKGSSGDERAMAKEVSSVIGQNSQRGSEEIVAEGQEPIVFWELLGGKAPYASEKRLQQGVLDHQPRLFECSNKTGRFIVTEVTQFTQDDLNEDDVMLLDTWDQVFLWIGKEANEVERKESVPTSQEYLRTHPGNRDLDTPIVMIKQGFEPPTFTGWFTAWDSSKWSGGKSYEELKKELGDQAAPVNVKTDQPCVEKSFQSFPAEALVNKQANELPEGVDPGQKEKHLSDSDFTGVFGITKDDFVRLPQWKQLNMKKEKGMF; encoded by the exons ATGGAGTACACATTTAGAGCTGTAACCCACAACCCAGGGATTATAATCTGGAGAACTGAG AAAATGGAGCTGGTTCAAGTTCCAGAGAAATCCTATGGAAACTTTTTTGAGGGTGACTGCTACGTTGTGCTGTCT TCCTCTCAGGATGAACAGGGTGCAGCTGCCATTTACACCATACAGCTTGATGAATTTCTGGGCTCCACTCCGGTCCAGCACCGAGAGGTTCAGGACCACGAATCTGATGCCTTCAAGGGCTACTTCAAACAAGGAATAat CTATAAGAAAGGTGGAGTTGCCAGTGGCATGAAACACATTGAAACCAACACATATGATGTTAAGAGGCTGCTTCATGTGAAAGGAAACAAGAGAGTGACTGCCAAAGAG GTGGAGATGAGCTGGAGCAGCTTTAATCTGGGAGATGTCTTTTTGTTGGACATCGGCAAAACAATCATTCAGTGGAACGGGCCGAAGAGCAACAGGCAGGAGCGGCTTAAG GGCATGATGTTGGCCAAAGACAtccgagacagagagagaggaggccgGGCAGAGATCAGAGTGATCGAGGGTGACGAGGAGGACGGCTCTCCTCAGAGCATGGAGATGCTGAATGGTGTTCTGGGTAAAAGAGCTTCCACACTGGTGGATGGAGCTCCTGATCAAACTGCTGACCAGGAACAGAAGGCCAAGGTCACACTTTACCA tgtgtcagaTGCTGACGGTCAGATGAAGGTCACAGAAGTTGCCACTAGACCACTGGTTCAGGATCTCCTCAACCATGAT gaCTGCTACATCCTAGACCAGGGTGGGACAAAAATCTTTGTCTGGAAAGGAAAGAAAGCAAACAAAGCTGAAAGACAGGCTGCCATGACCAGAGCTTTG GAGTTCATCAAAGCCAAAAACTATCCAATCACTACAAATGTGGAGGCAGTGAACGACGGGGCTGAGTCGGCTCTGTTTAAGCAGCTGTTCCAGAGGTGGACTGTGAAGGACCAGACTCAAGGCCTGGGAAAAGTCAACACAAAGGGGAAAGTCG CTCACGTCACCCAGGAGAAATTCGATGCCTCTCTGATGCACGTGATGCCAGAGGTCGCCGCGCAGGAGAGAATGGTGGACGACGGGTCAGGTCAAGTCGAG GTTTGGAGGATTGAGAATCTGGAGCTTGCACCTGTGGACCCTGAGTGGTACGGATACTTCTATGGAGGAGACTGCTACCTGATCCTCTACACATACTTGGTCAACAACAAGAAATGCTACCTGCTCTACATATGGCAG GGGCGTCACACCACACAGGATGAGCTGGCTGCCTCAGCCTTTCAGGCCGTGGACTTGGATCAGAAGCACAACGGAGAGCCGGTCCAAGTGAGAGTAACAATGGGGAAAGAACCAAGACACTTCATGGCAGTTTTCAAAGGGAAAATGGTCATCTTTGAT GGGGGCACGTCTAGAAAGGGGGCCTCTGATCCAGAGCCTCCTGTAAGGCTGTTCCAGGTTCATGGCTCTGACTCCTTAAACACTAAAACCATCGAGGTTCCAGCTCTCGCCAGCTCTCTCAACTCCAATGATGTGTTTTTGCTGAAGAGCCAGGCAGGGATTTATCTGTGGTGTGGGAAG ggcTCAAGTGGAGATGAGAGGGCCATGGCGAAAGAGGTCAGCTCTGTCATTGGACAGAACTCACAAAGAGGCTCTGAGGAGATTGTGGCAGAGGGTCAGGAGCCCATTGTATTCTGGGAGTTGCTGGGTGGGAAAGCTCCCTATGCAAGTGAAAAGAG atTGCAGCAGGGGGTCTTAGACCATCAGCCGCGCCTCTTTGAATGCTCCAATAAGACGGGCCGATTCATTGTGACTGAGGTGACTCAGTTCACGCAGGACGACCTCAACGAGGACGACGTCATGCTGCTGGACACGTGGGACCAG gtgtttctctggATCGGTAAAGAGGCCAATGAGGTAGAGCGCAAAGAATCAGTGCCTACCAGCCAGGAGTATCTGCGCACCCACCCAGGCAACAGGGATCTAGACACCCCCATCGTCATGATCAAGCAGGGGTTTGAGCCGCCGACCTTCACTGGGTGGTTTACAGCCTGGGATTCCTCCAAATGGAGC gGAGGAAAGAGCTAcgaggagctgaagaaggagctggGAGATCAAGCAGCACCTGTCAATGTCAAAACT GATCAACCCTGTGTGGAGAAAAGCTTTCAGTCTTttccagctgaagctttggtcAACAAGCAGGCAAATGAGCTGCCTGAAGGAGTGGACCCAGGCCAGAaagag aAACACCTCTCTGACTCGGACTTCACCGGTGTATTTGGAATCACCAAGGATGACTTTGTGAGGCTGCCGCAGTGGAAACAGCTTaacatgaagaaagaaaaaggaatgTTTTGA
- the avil gene encoding advillin isoform X1, translated as MEYTFRAVTHNPGIIIWRTEKMELVQVPEKSYGNFFEGDCYVVLSTQKVRSSLSYDIHYWIGSQSSQDEQGAAAIYTIQLDEFLGSTPVQHREVQDHESDAFKGYFKQGIIYKKGGVASGMKHIETNTYDVKRLLHVKGNKRVTAKEVEMSWSSFNLGDVFLLDIGKTIIQWNGPKSNRQERLKGMMLAKDIRDRERGGRAEIRVIEGDEEDGSPQSMEMLNGVLGKRASTLVDGAPDQTADQEQKAKVTLYHVSDADGQMKVTEVATRPLVQDLLNHDDCYILDQGGTKIFVWKGKKANKAERQAAMTRALEFIKAKNYPITTNVEAVNDGAESALFKQLFQRWTVKDQTQGLGKVNTKGKVAHVTQEKFDASLMHVMPEVAAQERMVDDGSGQVEVWRIENLELAPVDPEWYGYFYGGDCYLILYTYLVNNKKCYLLYIWQGRHTTQDELAASAFQAVDLDQKHNGEPVQVRVTMGKEPRHFMAVFKGKMVIFDGGTSRKGASDPEPPVRLFQVHGSDSLNTKTIEVPALASSLNSNDVFLLKSQAGIYLWCGKGSSGDERAMAKEVSSVIGQNSQRGSEEIVAEGQEPIVFWELLGGKAPYASEKRLQQGVLDHQPRLFECSNKTGRFIVTEVTQFTQDDLNEDDVMLLDTWDQVFLWIGKEANEVERKESVPTSQEYLRTHPGNRDLDTPIVMIKQGFEPPTFTGWFTAWDSSKWSGGKSYEELKKELGDQAAPVNVKTDQPCVEKSFQSFPAEALVNKQANELPEGVDPGQKEKHLSDSDFTGVFGITKDDFVRLPQWKQLNMKKEKGMF; from the exons ATGGAGTACACATTTAGAGCTGTAACCCACAACCCAGGGATTATAATCTGGAGAACTGAG AAAATGGAGCTGGTTCAAGTTCCAGAGAAATCCTATGGAAACTTTTTTGAGGGTGACTGCTACGTTGTGCTGTCT ACCCAGAAGGTGAGAAGCTCTCTGTCTTATGATATCCACTACTGGATCGGCTCACAGTCCTCTCAGGATGAACAGGGTGCAGCTGCCATTTACACCATACAGCTTGATGAATTTCTGGGCTCCACTCCGGTCCAGCACCGAGAGGTTCAGGACCACGAATCTGATGCCTTCAAGGGCTACTTCAAACAAGGAATAat CTATAAGAAAGGTGGAGTTGCCAGTGGCATGAAACACATTGAAACCAACACATATGATGTTAAGAGGCTGCTTCATGTGAAAGGAAACAAGAGAGTGACTGCCAAAGAG GTGGAGATGAGCTGGAGCAGCTTTAATCTGGGAGATGTCTTTTTGTTGGACATCGGCAAAACAATCATTCAGTGGAACGGGCCGAAGAGCAACAGGCAGGAGCGGCTTAAG GGCATGATGTTGGCCAAAGACAtccgagacagagagagaggaggccgGGCAGAGATCAGAGTGATCGAGGGTGACGAGGAGGACGGCTCTCCTCAGAGCATGGAGATGCTGAATGGTGTTCTGGGTAAAAGAGCTTCCACACTGGTGGATGGAGCTCCTGATCAAACTGCTGACCAGGAACAGAAGGCCAAGGTCACACTTTACCA tgtgtcagaTGCTGACGGTCAGATGAAGGTCACAGAAGTTGCCACTAGACCACTGGTTCAGGATCTCCTCAACCATGAT gaCTGCTACATCCTAGACCAGGGTGGGACAAAAATCTTTGTCTGGAAAGGAAAGAAAGCAAACAAAGCTGAAAGACAGGCTGCCATGACCAGAGCTTTG GAGTTCATCAAAGCCAAAAACTATCCAATCACTACAAATGTGGAGGCAGTGAACGACGGGGCTGAGTCGGCTCTGTTTAAGCAGCTGTTCCAGAGGTGGACTGTGAAGGACCAGACTCAAGGCCTGGGAAAAGTCAACACAAAGGGGAAAGTCG CTCACGTCACCCAGGAGAAATTCGATGCCTCTCTGATGCACGTGATGCCAGAGGTCGCCGCGCAGGAGAGAATGGTGGACGACGGGTCAGGTCAAGTCGAG GTTTGGAGGATTGAGAATCTGGAGCTTGCACCTGTGGACCCTGAGTGGTACGGATACTTCTATGGAGGAGACTGCTACCTGATCCTCTACACATACTTGGTCAACAACAAGAAATGCTACCTGCTCTACATATGGCAG GGGCGTCACACCACACAGGATGAGCTGGCTGCCTCAGCCTTTCAGGCCGTGGACTTGGATCAGAAGCACAACGGAGAGCCGGTCCAAGTGAGAGTAACAATGGGGAAAGAACCAAGACACTTCATGGCAGTTTTCAAAGGGAAAATGGTCATCTTTGAT GGGGGCACGTCTAGAAAGGGGGCCTCTGATCCAGAGCCTCCTGTAAGGCTGTTCCAGGTTCATGGCTCTGACTCCTTAAACACTAAAACCATCGAGGTTCCAGCTCTCGCCAGCTCTCTCAACTCCAATGATGTGTTTTTGCTGAAGAGCCAGGCAGGGATTTATCTGTGGTGTGGGAAG ggcTCAAGTGGAGATGAGAGGGCCATGGCGAAAGAGGTCAGCTCTGTCATTGGACAGAACTCACAAAGAGGCTCTGAGGAGATTGTGGCAGAGGGTCAGGAGCCCATTGTATTCTGGGAGTTGCTGGGTGGGAAAGCTCCCTATGCAAGTGAAAAGAG atTGCAGCAGGGGGTCTTAGACCATCAGCCGCGCCTCTTTGAATGCTCCAATAAGACGGGCCGATTCATTGTGACTGAGGTGACTCAGTTCACGCAGGACGACCTCAACGAGGACGACGTCATGCTGCTGGACACGTGGGACCAG gtgtttctctggATCGGTAAAGAGGCCAATGAGGTAGAGCGCAAAGAATCAGTGCCTACCAGCCAGGAGTATCTGCGCACCCACCCAGGCAACAGGGATCTAGACACCCCCATCGTCATGATCAAGCAGGGGTTTGAGCCGCCGACCTTCACTGGGTGGTTTACAGCCTGGGATTCCTCCAAATGGAGC gGAGGAAAGAGCTAcgaggagctgaagaaggagctggGAGATCAAGCAGCACCTGTCAATGTCAAAACT GATCAACCCTGTGTGGAGAAAAGCTTTCAGTCTTttccagctgaagctttggtcAACAAGCAGGCAAATGAGCTGCCTGAAGGAGTGGACCCAGGCCAGAaagag aAACACCTCTCTGACTCGGACTTCACCGGTGTATTTGGAATCACCAAGGATGACTTTGTGAGGCTGCCGCAGTGGAAACAGCTTaacatgaagaaagaaaaaggaatgTTTTGA
- the olfml3b gene encoding olfactomedin-like protein 3A → MRPLVVLVTLACFATAQHQALIDYLERRLLAIEDRISLWHEQTTRYASELRELKQQMVSQLENLDKEKEVLRMSLDSVGTRVDRVERELDYLETQNGAQPCVDVDDKLIEQQVTLVKEKQKVKYLKVSECSDMISSIKAMKILKRVGGPKGTWTKDTSRAPGKVFIFNGTDEDTIHEFASVQDFTRSLGMALSKNLKLPSAWRGTGHVVHNNYVYYINQGEELNVLKYDIKKNSVTDSAVFPVQDHVPVYGLTPETVMDLAVDEEGLWAIYATRQNERHISLAKMDANSLDIEQMWDTNCPQENAEGAFVICGTLYVVYNTKQPGRSRVQCVYDVNGMVTNEEAPLVYFPKRYGSHSSLKYNPQEQLLYAWDDGYQILYKLLMKKKLEI, encoded by the exons atgagacCACTTGTTGTCCTGGTTACTTTGGCCTGCTTTGCCACGGCTCAGCACCAAGCACTGATTGACTACTTGGAGCGGAGGCTGCTTGCTATTGAG GACAGGATCTCTCTGTGGCATGAACAGACCACTCGCTATGCCTCGGAGCTGCgggagctgaagcagcagatgGTTTCTCAGCTGGAGAACCTGGACAAAGAAAAAGAGGTGCTAAGAATGAGCCTGGACAGCGTGGGGACCAGGGTGGACCGGGTCGAGAGGGAACTGGACTACCTGGAGACACAAAACGGGGCTCAGCCATGTGTGGATGTGGACGACAAGCTGATAGAGCAGCAGGTGACTCTGGTGAAAGAGAAGCAGAAGGTCAAATATTTAAAAGTCTCGG AGTGCAGCGACATGATCTCCAGTATAAAAGCCATGAAGATCCTGAAGCGTGTTGGAGGACCAAAGGGCACATGGACCAAAGACACCAGCAGGGCCCCAGGGAAGGTCTTCATCTTTAATGGCACAGATGAAGACACCATCCATGAGTTTGCCTCTGTGCAGGACTTCACACGCTCACTGGGCATGGCGCTGTCGAAAAACCTGAAGCTGCCATCTGCCTGGAGGGGAACAGGACACGTAGTACATAATAACTATGTGTATTATATAAACCAGGGTGAAGAGTTAAATGTGCTTAAATATGACATTAAGAAAAACTCAGTGACAGACAGCGCGGTGTTTCCAGTACAGGACCACGTCCCTGTGTATGGCCTGACCCCTGAGACTGTGATGGACCTGGCTGTGGACGAGGAAGGACTGTGGGCCATCTATGCCACTCGCCAGAATGAGAGGCACATCTCTTTGGCCAAAATGGACGCCAACTCGCTGGACATTGAGCAGATGTGGGACACAAACTGTCCACAAGAGAATGCAGAGGGAGCCTTCGTCATCTGTGGCACTCTGTATGTGGTGTACAACACCAAACAACCCGGTCGCTCTCGAGTACaatgtgtgtatgatgtcaaCGGCATGGTGACCAATGAAGAGGCCCCGCTGGTTTATTTTCCAAAACGCTACGGGTCCCACTCCAGTCTGAAGTACAATCCACAGGAGCAGCTGCTCTATGCCTGGGATGACGGCTACCAGATCCTGTACAAGCTCCTCATGAAAAAGAAACTGGAAATCTGA